The DNA sequence GAACTAGAACTCATCTCAGAGTCCACAGCCCGGCGCGCGTACATCACGCTGAATGGGATCGCGCGGCGCCCGATGCCGGTTCACGACTACCCCGGGGAGCGGCCAGAACTCTTGAAGTCCGCGCTCGAACTGCTCGACGAGGCGGGCGTTCCTCTGACTCAGGTCGCGGAGGACCTCCAGATGACCACGCGCCATATACGACGGCTAGCTGACATCGACGATCCTCAGCCCAAACTGACGCTGGTGAAAGACCATCCAGACACCAGGAAGTAGCGGAACGCAGTCCCATCCGAGAAAGGAATGGACCATGACAGAACCCAACAAGCGAGTAGTCCAGCGCCGAAGCGACGGCGACTGGGAGGTTCGGAAGCCAGGAGCTGATCGCGCCAGCGCCATCACGCCGACACAGGCCGAGGCATTCAGCGGGCCCGCGCGATCCTCGGCAACGACGGTGGTGGCGAAGTGCAGATCCGCTCGCTCAAAGGGACGATCCGCGCGCAAGACACGATCGTACCCGGGAACGATCCGAGTTCGTCCAAGGGGTGATCTCGGC is a window from the Microlunatus panaciterrae genome containing:
- a CDS encoding DUF2188 domain-containing protein, whose translation is MTEPNKRVVQRRSDGDWEVRKPGADRASAITPTQAEAFSGPARSSATTVVAKCRSARSKGRSARKTRSYPGTIRVRPRGDLGRLVDGGNPCLSEDERDSTWGTGPRTYGQRRMSRART